A region of Lagenorhynchus albirostris chromosome 20, mLagAlb1.1, whole genome shotgun sequence DNA encodes the following proteins:
- the LOC132511189 gene encoding cytochrome b5 domain-containing protein 1, with the protein MARRGLVAGPDFEYFQRRYFTPAEVAQHNQPEDLWVSYLGNVYDLTPLAQEYKGDLLLKPIVEVAGQDISHWFDPDTRDIRKHIDPLTGSLRYRTPWGRFLHVPPQLPRSDWANDFGKPWWQGSRYEVGRLSAKTRNIRIINTLTSQEHTLEVGALESMWEILHRYLLYNAHAASYTWKYEGKNLNMDYTLEENGIRDEEEEFDYLNMDSTLYTPAVLLYFSDDLTEL; encoded by the exons ATGGCACGCCGGGGCCTAGTGGCCGGGCCAGACTTTGAGTATTTTCAGCGTCGCTATTTCACGCCGGCTGAGGTGGCCCAACATAACCAGCCCGAAGACCTCTGGGTGTCTTACCTGGGAAACGTGTACGACCTAACGCCGTTGGCACAGGAATACAAGG GAGACCTGCTGCTGAAACCCATCGTGGAAGTTGCGGGCCAGGACATCAGTCACTGGTTTGATCCAGACACCAGAGAC ATCCGCAAGCACATAGATCCGCTGACCGGTTCCCTGAGATACCGCACCCCGTGGGGCCGCTTTCTGCACGTGCCGCCTCAGCTGCCCCGTTCGGACTGGGCCAATGATTTCGGGAAGCCTTGGTGGCAGGGGTCGCGTTACGAGGTGGGGCGGCTGTCCGCCAAGACCCGGAATATCCGCATCATTAACACGCTCACGTCGCAAGAGCACACTCTGGAG GTGGGGGCCCTGGAATCAATGTGGGAAATCCTACACCGCTACCTCCTCTATAACGCACATGCTGCCAGCTACACATGGAAATATGAAGGGAAGAACCTGAACATGGATTATACCCTGGAAGAGAATGGTATCCGGGATGAGGAGGAAGAATTTGATTATCTCAATATGGACAGTACGCTCTACACACCTGCAGTACTGCTGTACTTCAGTGATGACCTCACAGAGCTATAG